A single Phragmites australis chromosome 4, lpPhrAust1.1, whole genome shotgun sequence DNA region contains:
- the LOC133916322 gene encoding ran-binding protein 1 homolog c-like, with protein sequence MVDPAEHRAPEEEEETAAAGEDEDTGAQVAPIVKLEEVAVTTGEEDEDVLLDMKAKLYRFDKEGNQWKERGTGTVKLLKHKETTKVRLVMRQAKTLKICANHLVVATTKMQEHAGSDKSCVWHALDFADGELKEEMFAIRFGSVENCKKFKDTVEEIAEQQGKNEEKENEEVSSAAVSVEKLTVTEANKEENAKKEEAPPADDKKDVKE encoded by the exons ATGGTCGACCCGGCCGAGCACCGTGccccggaggaggaggaagagaccGCGGCGGCGGGCGAGGACGAGGACACCGGCGCCCAGGTCGCGCCCATCGTCAAGCTGGAGGAGGTCGCCGTCACCACcggcgaggaggacgaggacgtgCTCCTGGACAT GAAGGCGAAGCTGTACCGGTTCGACAAGGAGGGGAACCAGTGGAAGGAGCGGGGCACGGGCACTGTGAAGCTGCTCAAGCACAAGGAGACCACCAAGGTTCGCCTTGTCATGCGCCAGGCGAAGACGCTCAAGATCTGCGCCAATCACCTCG TGGTGGCGACGACGAAGATGCAGGAGCACGCAGGGAGCGATAAGTCATGTGTGTGGCACGCGCTGGACTTCGCCGACGGCGAGCTCAAGGAGGAGATGTTCGCCATCCGCTTTGGATCTGTTGAGA ACTGCAAGAAATTCAAAGATACTGTAGAAGAGATTGCTGAGCAGCAAGGAAAGAATGAGGAAAAAGAAAACGAGGAAGTCTCCTCTGCTGCTGTATCTGTAGAGAAGTTAACAGTGACAGAGGCCAACAAGGAGGAAAATGCGAAGAAAGAGGAGGCTCCCCCAGCAGATGATAAGAAAGATGTTAAAGAGTGA